The following coding sequences are from one Paenibacillus sp. JDR-2 window:
- a CDS encoding DoxX-like family protein, whose amino-acid sequence MKREPIYVELNIHTDMEKLWTCTQTAELHEQWDLRFSSITYLPRNTDRNTQAFRYETRIGFGLRISGTGRTKSSIHEGTGARLSTLAFGSEQPISLIRHGAGYWQYRPNADSITFLTKYDYATRFGRLGQWFDRLLFRPLFGWATALSFDVLRLWLEKRIPPAVSLQRTLIHYLCTGLLCLLWLYEGLVPKWMHPEAGELGIMQSMHMFPGIELQALKWLGASEILLGLLLLLYHRTKWIYYLQVVGLLALAGGALIYTPSLLAQPFNPFVLSAAMLGLCLTGMWTSRDLPDAANCIRRKGESKK is encoded by the coding sequence ATGAAAAGAGAACCGATTTATGTGGAACTAAATATTCATACCGATATGGAAAAGCTGTGGACCTGTACCCAGACCGCCGAGCTGCACGAACAGTGGGATTTGCGCTTTTCAAGCATTACTTATCTGCCCCGTAACACAGATAGGAACACGCAAGCCTTTCGCTATGAGACGCGTATTGGATTTGGCCTTCGGATTAGCGGTACAGGGCGGACGAAATCATCCATACATGAAGGAACGGGGGCGAGGCTTTCTACCCTTGCTTTCGGCTCGGAGCAACCGATTTCCTTAATTCGTCATGGTGCGGGATATTGGCAGTACCGCCCGAACGCGGATTCGATTACCTTCCTTACGAAATATGATTATGCCACCCGGTTCGGGCGGTTGGGGCAATGGTTCGACCGCCTCTTGTTCAGGCCTTTATTCGGATGGGCTACCGCTCTCAGCTTTGATGTTTTGCGGCTGTGGCTGGAGAAGCGGATCCCGCCGGCAGTTAGCTTGCAGCGAACGTTAATTCATTATTTATGCACGGGGCTATTGTGTCTGCTATGGCTGTATGAAGGTCTTGTGCCAAAGTGGATGCATCCGGAAGCGGGGGAACTAGGCATTATGCAAAGCATGCATATGTTCCCGGGAATTGAACTGCAGGCTCTGAAATGGCTAGGAGCATCGGAAATTCTGTTAGGATTGCTGCTTCTGCTGTATCACCGGACGAAATGGATTTATTACCTTCAGGTAGTCGGATTATTGGCTCTTGCAGGAGGCGCCTTGATTTATACACCTTCGCTTCTGGCTCAGCCGTTTAATCCTTTTGTACTAAGTGCGGCTATGTTAGGTCTATGCTTGACGGGCATGTGGACTTCCAGGGACTTGCCTGACGCCGCCAATTGCATCCGCAGGAAAGGGGAATCGAAGAAATGA
- a CDS encoding DUF4166 domain-containing protein, translating to MTRSIYEQALGAQFKNLHPRIQERFGFSSKDQIASIGQGVMDRIWFNKWAALPLALGASRHIMFPQGGSGIPFTIENYAYRDGFGRETVTWIRKFQFKRSIRHFDATMIYSTDRKGIVDYLGNKQHLAVDLDITAASNGGIRIRSGDQRFYEGLIQFTWPAQLTGTADVTEWYDDDREKYRIWVIVSSPVLGTVFHYEGSFDAELIPMRHIPVDAKPLREEARE from the coding sequence ATGACTAGATCCATCTACGAACAAGCATTGGGAGCGCAATTCAAGAATCTCCATCCACGCATCCAGGAGAGATTTGGTTTCAGCAGCAAGGATCAGATCGCTTCAATCGGCCAAGGGGTCATGGACCGGATCTGGTTCAACAAGTGGGCGGCTTTGCCGCTTGCGTTAGGAGCTTCCCGGCATATTATGTTCCCGCAGGGAGGAAGCGGCATCCCCTTTACGATTGAAAATTATGCTTATCGGGACGGGTTTGGCCGAGAGACGGTAACCTGGATACGCAAATTCCAATTTAAGCGGTCCATCCGGCATTTTGACGCAACGATGATTTACAGCACCGATAGAAAAGGAATCGTGGACTACCTGGGTAATAAGCAGCATTTGGCGGTAGATTTGGACATTACCGCTGCAAGCAACGGAGGAATACGGATCCGTTCGGGAGATCAGAGGTTCTATGAAGGCCTGATTCAATTTACCTGGCCGGCACAGCTCACCGGAACGGCCGATGTAACCGAATGGTATGACGATGACCGGGAAAAGTACCGGATTTGGGTGATCGTCAGCAGCCCCGTATTGGGCACGGTTTTTCATTATGAAGGGAGCTTTGACGCTGAATTAATCCCCATGCGGCACATTCCGGTCGATGCGAAGCCCCTAAGGGAAGAAGCGCGAGAGTGA
- a CDS encoding HD-GYP domain-containing protein codes for MHNSVFFKSVINSNSIFDSMGLLGHFLKDTIGCEQICLFLMEDSQRQEPAAYSYNMLQVDTSQLQQLAVEADFFEHIPDGRPLRLDDTIDGISLSETSFHTIYPFHIKRNATYGTLLLCFQSQRSLTPEELQICRINKLHMDQLIDKIYFRKQFLKEQSYESLFNTLRMKDSFTVDHCYNVAFYSSLLGERLGLCPSELELLKLAALLHDIGKLAIPDHILMKPGRLSDDEFDVIRQHPSIGYQLLKDLPEVKDILPIVRWHHERIDGRGYPDGLKGDEIPLLVRIVSLADAFDAMTSTRVYRSSLHVEEVRKQLITNVNTQFDEQLVTLFLEIIDEQMTMRTLSTGE; via the coding sequence ATGCATAATTCGGTATTTTTCAAGAGCGTCATTAACTCAAACTCCATATTTGATTCAATGGGGCTTCTTGGCCATTTTTTAAAAGATACGATCGGCTGCGAGCAAATTTGTTTATTTCTAATGGAAGATTCACAGCGTCAGGAGCCGGCAGCGTATTCGTACAACATGCTGCAGGTGGATACCAGCCAGCTCCAGCAGCTTGCCGTAGAAGCTGATTTTTTCGAGCATATTCCAGATGGAAGACCACTGCGACTAGATGATACGATAGACGGAATCTCCCTTTCGGAGACGTCTTTCCACACGATATATCCCTTCCATATTAAACGTAATGCAACGTATGGCACACTCCTGCTTTGTTTTCAATCTCAGCGATCATTAACACCCGAAGAGCTTCAAATTTGCCGAATTAATAAACTGCATATGGACCAGCTTATCGATAAGATCTACTTCCGCAAGCAATTCCTGAAGGAACAGTCTTACGAAAGCCTGTTTAATACGCTGAGGATGAAGGACAGCTTCACCGTGGACCATTGCTATAATGTCGCCTTTTATTCCTCATTGCTTGGAGAAAGGCTTGGTCTTTGTCCGTCAGAGCTTGAGCTGCTGAAGCTGGCCGCTCTTCTGCACGATATCGGCAAGCTGGCAATTCCGGATCATATATTAATGAAGCCCGGCAGGCTTTCCGATGACGAGTTTGACGTGATCCGCCAGCATCCGTCTATCGGCTACCAGCTTCTGAAGGATCTGCCGGAAGTGAAGGACATCCTGCCTATTGTCAGGTGGCATCATGAGCGTATTGACGGAAGAGGTTACCCGGATGGCCTGAAGGGGGATGAAATCCCGCTGCTTGTCCGGATTGTCAGCCTGGCGGATGCATTCGACGCGATGACTTCAACCCGGGTGTACCGAAGCTCCCTTCATGTGGAGGAAGTCCGGAAGCAGTTAATTACGAACGTTAATACGCAGTTTGACGAACAGCTCGTCACGCTGTTCCTCGAGATCATCGATGAGCAAATGACGATGAGAACCTTATCTACAGGTGAATGA
- a CDS encoding diguanylate cyclase, producing MSLREKILIVDDEPHNVQILRIFLNSLNYSIHTAECGSEALRLYDEIRPDLVLLDVMMPDMSGFDVCKQWMSREEFDTPVIFLSANVQKKDILQGLQLGAFDYLTKPYDLDLLEMKVSYALGQKQKLERLISDKEKLSERANTDALTGLYNRMYLNEVLLESSVSLDDYGAMLMIDMDNFKIINDTFGHLVGDQVLQAIASIIQKAISPENDLAFRFGGDEFLVLLQQEQGAMETAQQIIRTVNELAIGSLVEQSAKASVSIGITKSSDHYSFEQIIGFADRALLRSKQSGKNQITIY from the coding sequence ATGTCATTGCGTGAAAAGATACTCATCGTAGACGATGAACCGCATAATGTACAAATTCTTCGTATATTTTTGAACTCCTTAAATTACAGCATACATACGGCAGAGTGCGGCTCTGAGGCATTACGGTTGTACGATGAGATTCGGCCGGATCTCGTACTACTTGACGTGATGATGCCTGACATGTCGGGCTTTGACGTCTGCAAGCAATGGATGAGCCGGGAAGAATTTGATACACCAGTTATCTTTTTGTCTGCCAACGTGCAAAAGAAAGATATTTTGCAAGGACTGCAGCTTGGGGCCTTTGACTATTTGACCAAGCCTTATGATCTTGATCTGCTCGAAATGAAAGTCAGCTATGCCCTAGGTCAAAAGCAGAAGCTGGAGCGTTTGATTAGCGACAAAGAAAAACTGTCCGAAAGAGCGAATACAGACGCTTTAACCGGACTGTACAACCGGATGTATCTGAACGAGGTGCTGCTGGAATCATCGGTTAGCTTGGACGATTATGGCGCGATGCTGATGATCGACATGGACAACTTCAAAATTATTAACGATACGTTTGGCCATCTTGTAGGCGATCAAGTCTTGCAAGCGATTGCCTCCATTATTCAGAAGGCCATCTCGCCGGAGAATGATCTTGCCTTCCGCTTCGGAGGGGACGAGTTCCTTGTATTGCTGCAGCAGGAACAAGGAGCAATGGAGACTGCGCAGCAGATAATCCGGACGGTAAACGAACTTGCAATCGGCTCGCTGGTGGAACAGAGTGCGAAAGCTTCAGTCAGCATCGGAATTACAAAGAGCTCTGACCATTATTCCTTTGAACAAATCATTGGCTTTGCCGACCGGGCCTTGCTGCGGTCCAAACAAAGCGGCAAAAATCAGATCACGATCTATTAA
- a CDS encoding GAF domain-containing sensor histidine kinase, whose protein sequence is MMELKSFKKLFLMTKVINSQFELSDILQVFVDAIASEITQADLVGFFLKQPDGTFIGYKGNKMSIDITELLIDPQKDRFVCDILERRASDYIDDTNFDPRIDDDKKLLMKIKSILGIPVIVNDSVFGVVFVHDFGKPMNLTREQIEVTEAFVNMVSVAIHNIQMFENTKNLVDKQQLLLDATKALSKSLSVREVLKTCFHYMKRATGSDEVGIHLYNEKDRTIEPYHISSVSVTEEEWKNRHREDIKLSIDKDKLFYEVVTEKKAIAISDVYADPRPDHRACEMFGIKSLLLIPLVAKDRVFGDVVIPTMNKCREYEPGEIEFCQSIADVTATALANAIHTEHLDYSVNVRSMELQQANFKLEGLVKELEYLNELKSDFIATLSHELRTPITAVKGTVDILRKEVLGKLNDSQLDLLETAGKSIERLLNQVNELLDFAKMENGKFELMYSEFDFEELIREATHIVDSLINKKKLELAVEIHAGENRTMRADRERILQILLNLLSNSIKFTPQRGKITIKAYMEDNEMTIEVIDTGIGIPVEKQKNIFTKFYQVNNQINGTGLGLAISRQLIEMHGGKISFESTEGEGSVFKFTVKK, encoded by the coding sequence ATGATGGAATTAAAGAGCTTCAAGAAATTATTTCTGATGACGAAAGTGATTAATTCGCAATTTGAGCTATCCGATATTTTGCAAGTATTCGTAGACGCCATTGCAAGCGAGATTACGCAGGCTGATTTGGTCGGATTTTTCCTTAAGCAGCCTGACGGTACTTTCATCGGGTACAAGGGGAACAAGATGTCGATCGATATTACGGAGCTCCTGATTGATCCTCAGAAGGACCGCTTTGTCTGCGATATTCTGGAGAGAAGAGCAAGCGACTATATCGACGACACCAATTTTGACCCGCGTATTGACGATGATAAGAAGCTGCTGATGAAAATTAAATCGATTTTAGGTATTCCTGTTATTGTGAATGATTCGGTATTTGGCGTTGTATTCGTCCATGATTTCGGTAAGCCGATGAATCTGACCCGCGAACAGATCGAAGTAACGGAAGCGTTCGTCAATATGGTCAGCGTTGCCATTCATAATATACAGATGTTCGAAAACACGAAAAATCTCGTGGACAAGCAGCAGCTGCTGCTGGACGCAACAAAAGCATTGTCCAAGTCGCTGTCTGTCCGAGAGGTATTAAAAACCTGCTTCCATTATATGAAACGGGCTACGGGTTCGGATGAAGTGGGGATCCACTTATATAACGAGAAGGACCGTACGATCGAGCCTTATCATATTTCCTCGGTGAGCGTAACGGAAGAGGAATGGAAGAATAGGCACCGCGAAGATATCAAGCTGAGCATTGATAAAGACAAGCTGTTCTATGAGGTTGTTACGGAGAAAAAAGCGATAGCGATTTCGGATGTTTATGCGGATCCGCGCCCGGATCACCGGGCTTGCGAGATGTTTGGCATCAAAAGCCTGCTGCTCATTCCGCTTGTGGCAAAGGACCGCGTGTTTGGCGACGTAGTCATCCCGACCATGAACAAATGCCGCGAATACGAGCCGGGCGAGATCGAATTCTGCCAGTCTATTGCGGATGTAACGGCTACTGCTCTGGCGAATGCCATCCATACCGAGCATCTGGATTATTCGGTAAATGTTCGCTCGATGGAACTGCAGCAGGCAAACTTCAAACTCGAAGGATTGGTGAAAGAGCTCGAGTACCTGAATGAGCTGAAGAGCGATTTTATCGCAACGCTGTCCCATGAGCTTCGTACTCCTATTACGGCCGTAAAAGGTACCGTTGATATTTTGCGCAAGGAAGTGCTCGGCAAGCTGAACGATTCCCAGCTCGATCTTCTCGAGACGGCGGGTAAATCGATCGAGCGCTTGCTGAATCAGGTGAATGAGCTGCTTGATTTCGCCAAGATGGAGAACGGGAAATTCGAACTGATGTATTCGGAATTCGATTTCGAAGAGTTGATCCGGGAAGCCACGCATATCGTAGACTCTCTAATCAATAAGAAGAAGCTGGAGCTTGCCGTAGAGATTCATGCGGGCGAGAACAGAACGATGCGGGCTGACCGCGAGCGGATTTTGCAGATTCTGCTGAATCTTCTGTCCAATTCCATCAAGTTTACCCCTCAAAGAGGCAAGATTACGATTAAGGCTTATATGGAAGACAATGAGATGACGATCGAAGTGATTGATACCGGAATTGGAATTCCCGTGGAGAAGCAGAAAAATATTTTCACGAAGTTTTATCAGGTGAACAATCAAATTAACGGTACGGGCCTTGGCCTTGCGATATCGAGGCAGCTGATTGAAATGCATGGGGGGAAAATTTCATTTGAATCAACGGAAGGAGAAGGCTCCGTATTCAAATTTACCGTTAAGAAATAA